GCACGGTGGCTTTGAGCGCCTCGGCGCACAGCAGGAGCCGGCGCCGGTCGTGGCGGTCGACCCACGCACCCGCCGGAATCCCGACGAGCACCGACGCGGCGAGCTGCACGGCGCCGTAGAGGCCGGCGAGCGCCGGGGAGTCCGTGAGGCCGAGGATGACGAGGGGAAAGGCGACGACCCCCATCTCGTTGGCGAAGAGGGTGAAGGCAGTCCCACTCCAGAGCAGCTGGAAGTTCTTGTTCCGCCACAGGGGGACCACGACTGCTGCCGGGCGCTCCCGGCTCGTGCTCACAGGTCCGGACGACTCGGCCAACGTGGTGCTCCTTCGGGAGGTACCGGGGCGGGCGGGAACGGTGGGGTCGTGTGGCCCGAGGCCGCGGTCACCGTACCGTCGTCGGCACGGTGGACGTGGACCTGACCGCGGGTCTGTGCATCGGTCCGGTCGTCGGTCCGGTCGTGGTCGGGGGTGTCGCCCCGGCCGAAGGCCGACGCCTTGCCGAGCACGTCGTCGCTGCGAGCCCTCTGGGCCTGCAGGAGCGCGAAGTCGGCCAGGTAGCGACGCAGGTCGTCGGGCGACTCCAGGGAGGCGTTCACCATGTGCCGGTTCGCCCGGACCGCGGGCTCGGCCATGGCCAGGCACTCCTCGTCGAGCGCCGCGTCCATCTCCTCGGTCGACACCACACGGTCGAACACGAGGTGGGCGTCGTCGTCATCGGTCCTCACCGCCCGTCCCGTGAGGACGAGCTCACGGGTCATGCGAGCACCGACCTGCCGGATCAGCCGCATGTTCGCCGCGCCCGGGATGATGCCCTCCTGCGCGGCAGGCAGGGACGCGAAGACCCCCTCTGCAGCCACCACCCGGTCGCAGACGAGGAGAAGCTGTGTCCCGCCACCGATGGCGAAGCCGTCGACCCCTGCGACCCAGGGTTTGGACCGGACCGACCCTCGTCCCCCCGTCGACAGGCCGTGCAGGATCTTCGCGAGGTACCCGGCCTCCCGCTCGAGGAGGTAGCCCACCAGTGGGATTCGGCCGGCGGCCAGCTCGCGCAGGTTGATGCCGGCGCAGAAGACCCGTCGGCCGCGGTACTTCGGGTGGGACATCACCCCGCCACGGAGCAGGACCACGCTGGTGAGCGGGTCGAGGAGACAGAGGTCCGCGAGGTACTCGAGCGACCGCAGCTGGTCGAGGTCCTCGGCGTTGAGGTGCAGACCGTCCTCCATCTGCACCAGGGACACTGCGCCACGACGTTCGAGCGTGACCGTCCCGGACCGCGCGCGGCCGGATGCCGTGTACGCGGCGAGGTCCCGCTCTGCCGCCGGGGTCGGACGACGCATCGAGTCGAGCAGGTGCAGGCCGGAGGACTGGTCCGACAGGACGTGGTGGAGGAGGATCGCGTGGTCCACCTCCCATCCCCGCTGCTCCTCGAGAGGTCGCGCCGCGTCCTCCGCCCTCTGGTCACGGGTGGGGAGGAGGCCGGGGACGAGCTCGGCGACCCGGTCACCGAGCTCGACCATCCTCAGCCGGACGCGTCCGTCATCGGTCGCCGTGCGGTACAGGTCAACCGCACCGGCCTCGAGGGCGTCGTGGAGGGCCACGTCGAGCTCGGCGCGGCCGGTGCCGGGCGACGCACCATGGGCGGATCGCAGGCCGGCCACCCGTTCGACGGACCCGGCGTCGACGGGGCGGGCGTGCGAGTTCACTCGTCGATCCGACGCAGCAGCCGCTCGATGGCGGCGAGATGGCGTCCCAGCGCCTCCTCGAAGGACGAGCTCCCGGCGTCGAAGATGAGCTGACGGTGTCGGGCGTGGTCCGGGTTGGGGAGACGACTGGTCACACTGAGCATCCGGAGTGCCTCGGCCCTGGGGTCGTCGACCAGGCGGTCGACGAGGGCGACGTCGAGGGCGTCCTGGGCCGAGAGCTCGCCCTGCTCGACGAGCAGCCGACGCGCGACGTGCGCCCCGATCTGTGTCACGACCCGGTGCAGGGCCATGCCCGGCCAGACCCTGCCGGGGTCGGCCAACGCGAAGGTCGCGGTCGGCGAGGCGATGCGCACGTCGGCGGTGAGGAACACCTCGAGTGCCCGCGCGTGGCACGGTCCGGTGGCAGTCGCCACGATCGGCACGTCAGCCCGCTCCAGGGACCTGAGGGCGGCCTCCCACTTGTTCACCACCGTGAGCTCGGGCGCAACGTCCTCAGCACCTCTGCCCGACACCTGCAGGACGAGGGCGGTCGCCTGCGCGGACAGGGCCGCGGTCTCGGTGATCGTCTCGACGGCTGCGCGGTCGAGACCGTCGTCGAAGTTCAGCTCGACGAACGTCGGACCTGAGCGTCCGCCCGTGGGGGTGTCCGTCGTGGGTTCTGCAATGGTCATGTCGATCCGTTCGTCGTGGGGATGAGGTGTGCGGCCGGGGTCAGGTCCAGGCGAGCAGGGCGGTCTCGATGGTCGAGCCCGGGCCCATCGTCATGAGGACGCCGAGGTCACCGGACTGGACCGCTCCCTCGGCCACCAGGCGTGAGAACGAGAAGAGGAACGAGCCGCTGGAGAGGTTCCCGAAGTCGCGCAGCACCGTCAGCGTGTGACGCACGTCGTGAGGCGTGAGGCCCAGGTTGACCATGACGGCGTCGATGACCTTCTTGCCGCCCGGATGAATGACCCAGTGCGCGACATCGTCCCTCGTCAGGCCGTTGGGCTCGAGCAGGGCGTCGACGGTCTGCTCGGCGTTCGCGCCGACGACGTACGGGATCTGCGGGTCGAGGAAGAAGCTGAACTTGCCCGCGTCACCGTCCCAGTCGTACCGCATGGCGTCGATGGCATCGACGATGATCCGGCTGCTGAAGTCCAGGATGCGAGGGACGGGAACCGGGACGGCGCCATCGACTCCGACCAGCGGGCCGGACTCGAGGGTGATGGCTGCGGCCCCGTCGCCGAAGAGGCTGTTCACGACGGCGGTGCGCATGGACCCGTCGAAGACGTACGCGGCGGAACACATCTCGATGCACGCCATGACGGCCAGCCGACCCGGGTTGGCCTGTGCCCAGCCCGCCACCGGGGCGAGACCGTTGAGACCGGCGTTGCAGCCCATGCCCACGACGTCGAGCCTCGAGGTGGTGGGCTTGAGCCCCAGGGCGCGGATGAGGTGCGCCGACAGGCCGGGGGCGAGGAACCCGGTCGTGGTGATGCAGCACAGGTAGTCGACGTCCTCCAGGGAGTGCCCCGACGCCTCGACGGCTTCGCGGATCGCCTTCGAGCCGATGTCGATGCTTCCCTTCAGGTGCTTGGCCAGCAGCTGGCCCTGGTCCTCGTCCATGGGCACGCCGTCGTCACCCAGCTCGGGCAGGGTGAGGTGCCGCTGCTCGATGGCTCCGTTCTGGAAGACCGAGCGGACCCTCGGGTCCGCGATCCGGTAGAGGTCGAGCACCTCGTCCTGGGTGTACGCCTGTGCGGGGTTGGCCGTGCCCACGCCCGTGATGGCCGGCCGGTGGTCGGTCGTCAGGGCGAGGGACGTCGGCTTCGCCGTCGACTCCGTCGTCATCGTGGGTCCTTTCCGAGGGGCTCGTCGCCGAGCCAGCGGTTGATGTCGAGCTGGTCGACGTAGGGGCTACGGCCGATCTGCACGTGGTCGCAGTGGACGGGGTCGACGGTCAGCGTCCCGGTCGTGAAGCGGGACCACTGGTCACGCAGCCCCTGGACACCGGGCGGACGCCCCTCGACGGCCTCGAACACGTGCACGGTGAGGTCCGACGGCGTCGGCCGGTAGTGCGCCAGGCAGTGGGCGTTGGTCTCGGACAGCGCTCGCAGACGCGCCATGCCCTCGAGCCCAAGGTCGGCCAGAGGGCTGCCGCGCAGCTCGAGCTCGTCGAGCAACACCCTGTCGGTGACGTCGACGAGACGGTCGCGCTCGATGGCCCCGTCGACGGCGGCCCAGAGGATGTCGACGGACGTCGGCGTGATCGCCTCGAGCGAGGCGATGCGGGAGTCGAGGAGGACCACGCGGTCGGCAGGTCGACCCGCCGCCTGCAGCAGGACACCCATCTCGTACGCGAGCACCCCGCCGAACGACCACCCCACGAGCAGCGGTCGCTGTCGCGCCACGTCGTCGGGCACGCACCGGACCAAGGCGGCGGCGATCTCCTGCACCGTCGACCGAGGTGCTGTGTCCCGCCCGTGGCGCGGGTCGACGAGCCCGAGCACCTCGCGGTCTCCGTCGATGGCCCGGGACAGGTCCGAGTAGGCCCACGGCAACCCGTTCACCGGCGGCACGAGGACGACGGGTCGCCCCGTGCCCGCGCTCCGGAAGCTCACGACCGATCCGGTGATGGCCGCGTCCTGGTCGCCCTCCAGCCACGACTCCATCGAGAGCACGGAGGGGTTCTCGAAGACACGGGCG
This is a stretch of genomic DNA from Terracoccus luteus. It encodes these proteins:
- a CDS encoding enoyl-CoA hydratase/isomerase family protein; the encoded protein is MNSHARPVDAGSVERVAGLRSAHGASPGTGRAELDVALHDALEAGAVDLYRTATDDGRVRLRMVELGDRVAELVPGLLPTRDQRAEDAARPLEEQRGWEVDHAILLHHVLSDQSSGLHLLDSMRRPTPAAERDLAAYTASGRARSGTVTLERRGAVSLVQMEDGLHLNAEDLDQLRSLEYLADLCLLDPLTSVVLLRGGVMSHPKYRGRRVFCAGINLRELAAGRIPLVGYLLEREAGYLAKILHGLSTGGRGSVRSKPWVAGVDGFAIGGGTQLLLVCDRVVAAEGVFASLPAAQEGIIPGAANMRLIRQVGARMTRELVLTGRAVRTDDDDAHLVFDRVVSTEEMDAALDEECLAMAEPAVRANRHMVNASLESPDDLRRYLADFALLQAQRARSDDVLGKASAFGRGDTPDHDRTDDRTDAQTRGQVHVHRADDGTVTAASGHTTPPFPPAPVPPEGAPRWPSRPDL
- the dpgB gene encoding enoyl-CoA-hydratase DpgB translates to MTIAEPTTDTPTGGRSGPTFVELNFDDGLDRAAVETITETAALSAQATALVLQVSGRGAEDVAPELTVVNKWEAALRSLERADVPIVATATGPCHARALEVFLTADVRIASPTATFALADPGRVWPGMALHRVVTQIGAHVARRLLVEQGELSAQDALDVALVDRLVDDPRAEALRMLSVTSRLPNPDHARHRQLIFDAGSSSFEEALGRHLAAIERLLRRIDE
- the dpgA gene encoding 3,5-dihydroxyphenylacetyl-CoA synthase DpgA, giving the protein MTTESTAKPTSLALTTDHRPAITGVGTANPAQAYTQDEVLDLYRIADPRVRSVFQNGAIEQRHLTLPELGDDGVPMDEDQGQLLAKHLKGSIDIGSKAIREAVEASGHSLEDVDYLCCITTTGFLAPGLSAHLIRALGLKPTTSRLDVVGMGCNAGLNGLAPVAGWAQANPGRLAVMACIEMCSAAYVFDGSMRTAVVNSLFGDGAAAITLESGPLVGVDGAVPVPVPRILDFSSRIIVDAIDAMRYDWDGDAGKFSFFLDPQIPYVVGANAEQTVDALLEPNGLTRDDVAHWVIHPGGKKVIDAVMVNLGLTPHDVRHTLTVLRDFGNLSSGSFLFSFSRLVAEGAVQSGDLGVLMTMGPGSTIETALLAWT